In Littorina saxatilis isolate snail1 linkage group LG8, US_GU_Lsax_2.0, whole genome shotgun sequence, a single genomic region encodes these proteins:
- the LOC138973050 gene encoding P2X purinoceptor 7-like, translating into MADHEENSETSSVSSLELSCYSSDFEVLNEHDLQPYQFEPELSDAEVEETPDRDDFSESLDRLMSTNWCQCANCAGMGSIRECRCCQEIPEMESLTVSTGVGCITDHPGFRSVCLDHYVLETCYHWYNQQYGRAIQDANERYRYVAYRMLVRWVWKWLGRDIRVTLPACAVARIREQFPSADGQYVGYRDPE; encoded by the exons ATGGCAGACCATGAAGAAAACAGTGAAACAAGCAGCGTTTCTTCACTGGAACTATCGTGCTACAGTAGTGATTTTGAGGTTTTGAATGAACACGATCTTCAACCATACCAGTTTGAACCTGAGCTGTCCGATGCTGAGGTTGAGGAAACACCCGACAGAGACGATTTTAGCGAGTCTCTCGATCGTTTGATGTCCACCAACTG gtgtcagTGCGCAAACTGTGCAGGCATGGGCTCAATCCGAGAATGCCGCTGTTGTCAAGAAATTCCAGAAATGGAATCACTGACAGTAAGCACAGGGGTGGGCTGCATCACTGACCACCCTGGCTTCAGATCAGTGTGCTTGGACCACTATGTCTTGGAGACATGCTATCACTGGTACAACCAGCAGTATGGGAGGGCTATACAGGATGCTAATGA gCGGTATCGGTATGTAGCTTACCGCATGCTTGTGCGGTGGGTCTGGAAATGGCTGGGGAGAGACATCAGGGTCACCTTACCAGCTTGTGCGGTTGCAAGAATTAGAGAACAGTTTCCTAGTGCAGATGGGCAGTACGTGGGTTATAGGGACCCAGAGTAA